A single window of Nocardioides kongjuensis DNA harbors:
- a CDS encoding ankyrin repeat domain-containing protein, whose amino-acid sequence MTTPSADERYLAAAAAGDLDGVRAALADGADKDAVDREEASAVLAAARAGHHDVVRFLIGEGVDIDAQDQTCFNPFIHGCIHDDLELVKIMVEAGTDLKRLTRFGGNGLTPAAEKGHLEIVRYLLENTDINVNLTNTLGWTALIETIILGDGGPVRQQTAELLLEHGAKPGMTDEWGVTPLDLARKRGFDDLAAVIERYL is encoded by the coding sequence GTGACCACACCCTCAGCCGACGAGCGGTACCTCGCCGCCGCGGCGGCCGGCGACCTGGACGGCGTGCGCGCCGCCCTCGCCGACGGCGCCGACAAGGACGCCGTGGACCGGGAGGAGGCGAGTGCCGTCCTGGCGGCGGCCCGGGCCGGGCACCACGACGTGGTGCGCTTCCTGATCGGCGAGGGCGTCGACATCGACGCGCAGGACCAGACCTGCTTCAACCCGTTCATCCACGGCTGCATCCACGACGACCTCGAGCTCGTGAAGATCATGGTCGAGGCGGGCACCGACCTGAAGCGCCTCACCCGCTTCGGCGGCAACGGCCTCACCCCGGCCGCCGAGAAGGGCCACCTCGAGATCGTCCGCTACCTGCTCGAGAACACCGACATCAACGTCAACCTGACCAACACGCTCGGGTGGACCGCGCTGATCGAGACGATCATCCTCGGCGACGGCGGCCCGGTCCGCCAGCAGACCGCGGAGCTGCTGCTCGAGCACGGCGCGAAGCCCGGCATGACGGACGAGTGGGGTGTCACGCCCCTCGACCTGGCGCGCAAGCGCGGGTTCGACGACCTCGCCGCCGTGATCGAGCGCTACCTCTGA
- a CDS encoding DUF2877 domain-containing protein, protein MVATAGQHAVRLVDAVSVDALLADGLPTDGRSGAVHSVHAKVVNVRTPDGLLCCLSSDELDDAPRTVRIAAADWARIDWHLDDPIRFGPALTHEYDGTTVVLAGAARWQPSPADPTALAVLAPGDLRAAAATIERHLLPPADLTPFDVLSAEELARRTTVLADAVRGGDPDAVAAAAARLVGLGSGLTPSGDDVLTGLAVLAAAGGMLLERVRPALAEGVLGGAPLEERTTAVSAATLTEALAGRGRQRIHVLVSALSAAGTTPALVDAVLRVRAVGHTSGADILTGFRLGLELEADLREADRLADPTHSKEIS, encoded by the coding sequence GTGGTGGCGACTGCCGGACAGCACGCGGTACGGCTGGTCGACGCCGTCTCCGTCGACGCCCTGCTCGCGGACGGGCTCCCCACCGACGGGCGCAGTGGCGCCGTCCACTCCGTGCACGCGAAGGTCGTCAACGTGCGCACGCCCGACGGCCTGCTCTGCTGCCTGTCGAGCGACGAGCTCGACGACGCGCCGCGCACCGTCCGGATCGCCGCCGCCGACTGGGCGCGGATCGACTGGCACCTCGACGACCCGATCCGGTTCGGTCCCGCCCTGACCCACGAGTACGACGGCACGACCGTCGTCCTTGCCGGTGCCGCGCGCTGGCAGCCCTCCCCCGCCGACCCGACCGCCCTGGCCGTGCTGGCCCCCGGGGACCTCCGGGCGGCGGCCGCCACCATCGAGCGGCACCTGCTGCCGCCGGCCGACCTCACTCCGTTCGACGTCCTCAGCGCCGAGGAGCTCGCCCGCCGCACGACGGTCCTGGCCGACGCCGTCCGTGGCGGCGACCCGGACGCGGTCGCCGCCGCCGCGGCCCGCCTGGTCGGCCTCGGCTCCGGGCTGACCCCCAGCGGCGACGACGTGCTGACCGGCCTCGCCGTGCTCGCCGCGGCCGGCGGGATGCTGCTCGAGCGGGTCCGGCCGGCCCTGGCCGAGGGGGTCCTCGGTGGTGCTCCCCTGGAGGAGCGCACCACCGCGGTCAGCGCGGCCACCCTGACCGAGGCGCTCGCCGGGCGCGGCCGCCAGCGGATCCACGTCCTCGTCTCGGCGCTCAGCGCGGCCGGCACCACCCCCGCCCTGGTCGACGCCGTGCTGCGGGTGCGGGCCGTCGGCCACACCTCGGGGGCCGACATCCTCACCGGCTTCCGCCTCGGGCTCGAGCTCGAGGCAGACCTGCGCGAGGCGGACCGCCTCGCGGATCCCACCCACTCGAAGGAGATCTCGTGA
- a CDS encoding carbamate kinase — translation MRVVVALGGNALARRGEPMTAEYLRANVRSTCQALAELARTTELVITHGNGPQVGLLALQNLAYQDVAAYPLDILGAETQGMIGYVVQQELSNAVKGEREVAGIITTTVVSEDDPAFDRPTKLIGPQYSAHDAAEAAAEYRWTIAKDGNAFRRVVPSPQPLAIVQAPLIRRLLEGGTLCVCVGGGGVPVRLDRKGRHVGVQAVVDKDQASAALAAEIGADVLIMLTDGDYVSENWGTPQQRDIVTASADAIAELAFAEGSMQPKVDAAIRVARAGGRVLIGPLDRLDDLLARKVGTEIVPTLDEGIVFLEREPAA, via the coding sequence ATGCGAGTCGTAGTGGCACTGGGCGGCAACGCCCTCGCGCGTCGGGGCGAGCCGATGACGGCGGAGTACCTGCGGGCCAACGTCCGCTCCACGTGCCAGGCGCTCGCCGAGCTGGCCCGCACCACCGAGCTGGTCATCACCCACGGCAACGGACCGCAGGTCGGCCTGCTCGCCCTGCAGAACCTGGCCTACCAGGACGTCGCGGCGTACCCGCTCGACATCCTCGGCGCCGAGACCCAGGGCATGATCGGCTACGTCGTGCAGCAGGAGCTGTCCAACGCCGTCAAGGGCGAGCGCGAGGTCGCCGGCATCATCACGACCACCGTCGTCTCCGAGGACGACCCGGCCTTCGACCGGCCCACCAAGCTGATCGGCCCGCAGTACTCCGCGCACGACGCCGCGGAGGCCGCGGCCGAGTACCGCTGGACCATCGCCAAGGACGGCAACGCCTTCCGCCGCGTCGTCCCGTCGCCGCAGCCCCTCGCCATCGTCCAGGCGCCGCTCATCCGGCGCCTGCTCGAGGGCGGCACGCTGTGCGTGTGCGTCGGTGGCGGCGGCGTGCCGGTCCGCCTGGACCGCAAGGGCCGCCACGTCGGCGTCCAGGCCGTCGTCGACAAGGACCAGGCCAGCGCCGCGCTCGCTGCCGAGATCGGTGCCGACGTGCTCATCATGCTGACCGACGGCGACTACGTCAGCGAGAACTGGGGCACCCCGCAGCAGCGTGACATCGTCACCGCCTCGGCCGACGCGATCGCGGAGCTGGCCTTCGCCGAGGGCTCGATGCAGCCCAAGGTGGACGCCGCGATCCGGGTCGCCCGTGCCGGCGGCCGGGTCCTGATCGGTCCGCTCGACCGGCTCGACGACCTCCTCGCCCGCAAGGTCGGCACCGAGATCGTGCCGACCCTCGACGAGGGCATCGTCTTCCTGGAGCGCGAGCCCGCCGCCTGA
- a CDS encoding TIGR03557 family F420-dependent LLM class oxidoreductase, with protein sequence MRIGYFLSSEEYTPAQLVEQALAAEDAGFDGLWISDHIQPWNSTQGQSPMVWPMIGAIAQVTALPIMTAVTCPIGRQSPLMVAHAAATCAVLNPGFRLGVGTGEALNEHLTGEVWPSFDVRIEMLREAVGLIRALWTGATVDHRGRWFTVDDARLWTLPGTPPEIWMSGFGEKATRVAAEIADGYVNTAPGAELRELFTEESGGRPTAAGLKVAFAPSTEEGVEHAHRLWANAGLPGELAQVLPSPRHFEQASQLVTKEATADSVVAGSAVGEHVAAVRAYAEAGYDEVYVSTMGPYYREMIEFYGEQVLPGVRRSTPAD encoded by the coding sequence ATGAGGATCGGCTACTTCCTCTCCAGCGAGGAGTACACGCCGGCCCAGCTCGTCGAGCAGGCGCTCGCCGCCGAGGACGCCGGGTTCGACGGGCTGTGGATCAGCGACCACATCCAGCCGTGGAACTCGACGCAGGGCCAGAGCCCGATGGTCTGGCCGATGATCGGGGCGATCGCCCAGGTCACCGCCCTTCCCATCATGACCGCGGTGACCTGTCCCATCGGACGGCAGAGCCCGCTGATGGTCGCCCACGCGGCCGCGACCTGCGCCGTGCTCAACCCCGGCTTCCGGCTCGGGGTGGGCACGGGTGAGGCGCTCAACGAGCACCTCACCGGCGAGGTGTGGCCCTCGTTCGACGTACGCATCGAGATGCTGCGCGAGGCGGTCGGCCTGATCCGGGCCCTGTGGACCGGCGCGACCGTCGACCACCGGGGCCGGTGGTTCACGGTGGACGACGCCCGGCTGTGGACGCTGCCCGGCACGCCGCCGGAGATCTGGATGTCGGGCTTCGGCGAGAAGGCCACCCGGGTCGCCGCCGAGATCGCGGACGGCTACGTCAACACCGCCCCCGGCGCCGAGCTCCGCGAGCTGTTCACCGAGGAGTCCGGCGGCCGGCCGACCGCAGCCGGGCTCAAGGTGGCCTTCGCACCCAGCACGGAGGAAGGCGTCGAGCACGCCCACCGGCTGTGGGCCAACGCCGGTCTCCCCGGCGAGCTCGCCCAGGTGCTCCCCTCGCCGCGGCACTTCGAGCAGGCATCGCAGCTGGTCACGAAGGAGGCCACCGCCGACAGCGTGGTCGCCGGGTCCGCCGTCGGCGAGCACGTCGCAGCGGTGCGGGCCTACGCCGAGGCCGGGTACGACGAGGTGTACGTCTCCACCATGGGCCCGTACTACCGGGAGATGATCGAGTTCTACGGCGAGCAGGTGCTGCCCGGCGTACGCAGGTCGACCCCGGCGGACTGA
- a CDS encoding hemerythrin domain-containing protein — protein sequence MSKDVVDLIMNDHRELEKLFDTLLNEPEKRAALVPVMTTLLTAHSRAEESEVYPAAREAGGADDVEHSQKEHLEADQLALALSETDPSSPDFEAALQELVDAVSHHVEEEEQTVLPGMRERLDEARRAELGEAFLAAREEHLGEQPGDITRAELDQQAANAGVSGTSSMSKDELKETLEAEAES from the coding sequence ATGAGCAAGGACGTCGTCGACCTCATCATGAACGACCACCGCGAGCTCGAGAAGCTCTTCGACACCCTCCTCAACGAGCCCGAGAAGCGCGCCGCGCTCGTGCCGGTGATGACCACCCTGCTCACGGCGCACAGCCGGGCCGAGGAGTCGGAGGTCTACCCGGCGGCCCGCGAGGCCGGCGGAGCCGACGACGTCGAGCACAGCCAGAAGGAGCACCTCGAGGCCGACCAGCTCGCGCTCGCCCTGTCCGAGACCGACCCCTCCTCCCCGGACTTCGAGGCCGCGCTGCAGGAGCTGGTCGACGCGGTCAGCCACCACGTCGAGGAGGAGGAGCAGACCGTCCTGCCCGGCATGCGCGAGCGGCTGGACGAGGCCCGCCGAGCCGAGCTGGGCGAGGCGTTCCTCGCCGCCCGCGAGGAGCACCTCGGCGAGCAGCCGGGCGACATCACCAGGGCCGAGCTCGACCAGCAGGCCGCCAACGCCGGTGTCTCCGGGACGTCGTCGATGAGCAAGGACGAGCTCAAGGAGACCCTCGAGGCAGAGGCGGAGTCGTGA
- a CDS encoding arylamine N-acetyltransferase, which translates to MFTDRLDPRLQQAYLDRLGVAAEPPSAAALQRIVRRHAERVPYETLWIHAGQAWDIDPHTAARRIAHERRGGYCYHLNGALGLLLTSLGYATTAHVGGVHGPDGANPTVVGNHLALSVTGLPTEDNPTGTWYVDSGLGDALHDPLPLVAGAHRQAPFDLTLEESADGTRWHLGHDPAGGFTGMSWTTGAARVEDFLAQHQRLSTSADSGFVQVAVVERRDATGVDVVRGLVPSRIGEGARTDAPVTDRGTWFALLADVFDLPLDDLTPAERDRLWSTVLAAHRRWEESQA; encoded by the coding sequence GTGTTCACCGACAGGCTGGACCCCCGGCTCCAGCAGGCCTACCTCGACCGCCTCGGGGTCGCCGCCGAACCGCCCTCGGCCGCGGCCCTGCAGCGGATCGTGCGGCGGCACGCCGAGCGGGTCCCCTACGAGACGCTGTGGATCCACGCCGGCCAGGCCTGGGACATCGACCCGCACACGGCCGCCCGCCGGATCGCGCACGAGCGACGCGGCGGCTACTGCTACCACCTCAACGGCGCGCTCGGGCTGCTGCTCACCTCGCTCGGCTATGCCACGACCGCCCACGTCGGCGGTGTGCACGGCCCGGACGGGGCGAACCCCACCGTCGTCGGCAACCACCTGGCGCTGAGCGTCACCGGCCTCCCGACCGAGGACAACCCCACCGGCACCTGGTACGTCGACAGCGGGCTCGGCGACGCCCTGCACGACCCGCTGCCGCTCGTCGCCGGAGCCCACCGGCAGGCGCCCTTCGACCTCACGCTCGAGGAGTCGGCCGACGGGACGCGCTGGCACCTGGGCCACGACCCGGCGGGCGGGTTCACCGGCATGTCCTGGACGACCGGCGCCGCCCGGGTGGAGGACTTCCTCGCCCAGCACCAACGGCTCTCGACGTCCGCCGACTCGGGCTTCGTGCAGGTGGCGGTGGTCGAGCGGCGCGACGCGACCGGGGTCGACGTCGTGCGCGGCCTGGTGCCCAGCCGGATCGGCGAGGGCGCCCGCACCGATGCGCCGGTCACCGACCGGGGCACCTGGTTCGCCCTGCTGGCCGACGTGTTCGACCTCCCGCTCGACGACCTGACCCCCGCCGAACGCGACCGGCTGTGGAGCACGGTCCTCGCGGCGCACCGACGGTGGGAGGAGTCACAGGCCTGA
- a CDS encoding lysophospholipid acyltransferase family protein, whose amino-acid sequence MLYEVLHSVVPPLARAVWRPTIEGVANVPLTGPVLFASNHLSFADSVVIPIVAPRKVVFLAKAEYFTGPGIKGRLSKAWFEGLGMVPVDRSDTRAALNSLDVALEVLGRGEAFGIYPEGTRSRDGRLYRGRTGVAQLALTAGVPVVPVGLTGTDELQPVDARFPRLAKVTVRFGRPLDFTGRFEGVAPGRARREATDEIMDAIHALTGQELAGAYNERPVDA is encoded by the coding sequence GTGCTGTACGAGGTCCTCCACTCCGTTGTCCCGCCGCTGGCTCGCGCGGTGTGGCGACCGACGATCGAGGGCGTCGCCAACGTGCCGCTGACCGGGCCGGTCCTGTTCGCGAGCAACCACCTCAGCTTCGCCGACAGCGTCGTGATCCCGATCGTGGCGCCCCGCAAGGTGGTGTTCCTGGCGAAGGCGGAGTACTTCACCGGCCCCGGGATCAAGGGCCGGCTGAGCAAGGCCTGGTTCGAGGGCCTGGGCATGGTGCCGGTCGACCGCAGCGACACCCGCGCGGCCCTCAACTCGCTCGACGTGGCGCTCGAGGTGCTCGGTCGGGGCGAGGCGTTCGGCATCTACCCCGAGGGCACCCGCTCGCGCGACGGACGGCTCTACCGCGGCCGCACCGGCGTCGCGCAGCTGGCGCTGACGGCCGGCGTACCCGTGGTGCCGGTCGGGCTGACCGGCACCGACGAGCTGCAGCCGGTCGACGCGCGGTTCCCGCGGCTGGCCAAGGTGACCGTGCGGTTCGGGAGGCCGCTGGACTTCACCGGGCGCTTCGAGGGCGTGGCGCCGGGCCGGGCGCGGCGGGAGGCGACCGACGAGATCATGGACGCCATCCACGCGCTGACCGGCCAGGAGCTCGCAGGTGCCTACAACGAGCGGCCCGTCGACGCCTGA
- a CDS encoding FAD-binding oxidoreductase, which yields MTRWCGPDEAGYDEQRAVFNAMIDKRPRVIAACSGPADVREALDRAARDGLAVAVRSGGHSVAGQSTNDDGLVVDVRPMKGVEIDVAARRARVGAGCTWGELDAAAQEHGLATTGGRISSTGVAGLTLGGGSGWLERQYGLSCDNLLALELVTADGRELRADETQHQDLLWASKGGGGNFGVVTALELRLHPVGPTIIGGLMLWPLDRGPEVARVFRDWAAGAPDELGTALVVISGPPEEFVPAHLQGQPLIGLAVCWNGDHAVGNDLVQVMRDLAPAVDLVGPMPYTAFQSMLDQPAGLRQYWSADYHDSFPDDALDVFLDAGARRPSPMSQHLLLPWGGALARIDADSTPLNQRAARWVSHPFATWLDESEDAANIGWVRDYRRANAPFTTGGVYLNFIGDEGDERIRAAFGDKYERLVAIKSEYDPDNVFAGNQNIRPRATV from the coding sequence ATGACGAGATGGTGCGGCCCCGACGAGGCCGGGTACGACGAGCAGCGCGCTGTGTTCAACGCCATGATCGACAAGCGGCCGCGCGTCATCGCAGCCTGCTCCGGACCCGCGGACGTCAGGGAGGCGCTCGATCGCGCGGCCCGCGACGGGCTCGCGGTCGCGGTGCGCTCGGGCGGCCACTCGGTGGCCGGCCAGTCGACCAACGACGACGGCCTGGTGGTCGACGTACGCCCCATGAAGGGGGTCGAGATCGACGTCGCCGCCCGCCGCGCGCGGGTCGGCGCGGGCTGCACGTGGGGCGAGCTCGACGCGGCCGCCCAGGAGCACGGGCTGGCCACGACCGGTGGCCGGATCTCCTCGACCGGCGTCGCGGGGCTGACCCTCGGCGGCGGCTCCGGTTGGCTGGAGCGCCAGTACGGCCTCAGCTGTGACAACCTGCTCGCCCTCGAGCTGGTCACCGCCGACGGCCGCGAGCTGCGCGCCGACGAGACCCAGCACCAGGACCTGCTCTGGGCGAGCAAGGGCGGCGGCGGCAACTTCGGTGTCGTGACCGCGCTGGAGCTCCGGCTGCACCCGGTCGGCCCGACGATCATCGGCGGGCTGATGCTGTGGCCGCTCGACCGCGGCCCGGAGGTCGCCCGCGTCTTCCGGGACTGGGCGGCCGGCGCGCCCGACGAGCTCGGCACCGCGCTCGTCGTGATCAGCGGACCGCCCGAGGAGTTCGTCCCCGCGCACCTGCAGGGCCAGCCCCTGATCGGCCTCGCCGTGTGCTGGAACGGCGACCACGCTGTCGGGAACGACCTGGTCCAGGTGATGCGAGACCTCGCCCCGGCGGTCGACCTGGTCGGCCCGATGCCCTACACCGCGTTCCAGTCGATGCTCGACCAGCCGGCGGGTCTGCGGCAGTACTGGAGTGCCGACTACCACGACAGCTTCCCCGACGACGCCCTCGACGTCTTCCTCGACGCCGGTGCCCGCCGTCCCTCCCCGATGAGCCAGCACCTGCTGCTCCCGTGGGGCGGCGCGCTGGCCCGCATCGACGCCGACTCCACACCGCTCAACCAGCGTGCCGCCCGTTGGGTCAGCCACCCGTTCGCGACCTGGCTCGACGAGTCCGAGGACGCCGCCAACATCGGCTGGGTCCGCGACTACCGCCGGGCGAACGCCCCGTTCACCACGGGCGGGGTCTACCTCAACTTCATCGGCGACGAGGGCGACGAGCGGATCCGCGCGGCCTTCGGTGACAAGTACGAGCGCCTCGTCGCCATCAAGTCGGAGTACGACCCCGACAACGTCTTCGCGGGCAACCAGAACATCCGTCCGCGTGCCACCGTCTGA
- a CDS encoding cupin domain-containing protein — translation MSDKQSIDTPHERRAFQDHGHMDVVTLGDFTLGRGTFEPGWRWSNDVKPIAGTDSCQVHHTGICLSGRMTIKPDDGEEFSIGPGDVIDLDPGHDAWTDGDEACVILDTGVAAYAKPS, via the coding sequence ATGTCCGACAAGCAGAGCATCGACACCCCGCACGAGCGTCGTGCCTTCCAGGACCACGGCCACATGGACGTCGTCACCCTCGGCGACTTCACCCTGGGCCGCGGCACCTTCGAGCCCGGCTGGCGCTGGTCGAACGACGTCAAGCCGATCGCCGGCACCGACTCCTGCCAGGTCCACCACACCGGGATCTGCCTCTCCGGCCGGATGACCATCAAGCCCGACGACGGCGAGGAGTTCAGCATCGGCCCCGGCGACGTCATCGACCTCGACCCGGGGCACGACGCCTGGACGGACGGCGACGAGGCCTGCGTCATCCTCGACACCGGCGTGGCGGCGTACGCCAAGCCGAGCTGA
- a CDS encoding MFS transporter codes for MVDELPARIRRGYALGGVATGVYGTVPSLLLMPYLTEELGVGALLAGLVVFAPKAWDVVCNPLAGRLSDRVRRRDRRRPFLLVAGPLMGVGLAFVFTGPSAPFLLALAWVLLANLVAATAYAFFQVPYLAMSAEVTGDCGVRTQMMAWRVGVVTTAIAVSGVVAPWLATTAGGYRTMGVLAGLVVLAGSLAVWWCTRGAPVVRAESAGGGLRDQLRIVLGNAHARALITALVLQAAGTSMLLAAVAYAARVLLGDTATGSYLFAAFVLPGVLSAPVWARLGRRHGKKAGDLVATAVLACGLVAMLGAWSGSLAWCLVWSAVTGAGYAGIQVFPLAMLPDVAAHDARTSGHNRIGLFSGVWAGCELLGFALGPGLLGVVLAVGGYEGGLDAYDTPARLAVLAGTSVVPSALVLVSLAAIRAYRLDEALRDVPSGPAPAPVA; via the coding sequence ATGGTCGACGAGCTGCCCGCGCGGATCCGTCGCGGCTACGCGCTGGGCGGTGTCGCCACGGGCGTCTACGGCACGGTGCCGTCCCTGCTGCTGATGCCCTACCTCACCGAGGAGCTGGGCGTCGGCGCCCTGCTCGCCGGGCTCGTGGTGTTCGCGCCCAAGGCCTGGGACGTCGTCTGCAACCCGCTGGCCGGCCGCCTCAGCGACCGGGTGCGACGCCGCGACCGCCGCCGGCCCTTCCTCCTGGTCGCCGGCCCGCTCATGGGAGTGGGCCTCGCGTTCGTCTTCACCGGGCCGAGCGCGCCCTTCCTGCTCGCCCTGGCGTGGGTGCTGCTCGCCAACCTGGTCGCCGCGACGGCGTACGCGTTCTTCCAGGTGCCCTACCTCGCGATGTCGGCCGAGGTCACCGGCGACTGCGGCGTGCGCACCCAGATGATGGCGTGGCGGGTGGGCGTGGTGACCACCGCGATCGCGGTCTCCGGGGTGGTGGCGCCCTGGCTGGCGACGACCGCGGGCGGCTACCGCACGATGGGTGTCCTCGCCGGACTCGTCGTCCTCGCCGGCTCGCTGGCCGTGTGGTGGTGCACCCGCGGCGCACCCGTGGTCCGGGCCGAGAGCGCCGGGGGAGGACTGCGGGACCAGCTGCGGATCGTCCTCGGCAACGCCCACGCGCGAGCGCTGATCACCGCCCTGGTGCTGCAGGCCGCGGGCACGAGCATGCTCCTCGCCGCGGTGGCCTACGCCGCCCGGGTGCTCCTCGGTGACACCGCCACCGGCAGCTACCTGTTCGCCGCGTTCGTGCTGCCCGGCGTCCTGTCCGCACCGGTGTGGGCCCGGCTCGGTCGCCGGCACGGCAAGAAGGCCGGCGACCTGGTCGCGACGGCCGTCCTGGCCTGCGGCCTGGTCGCGATGCTCGGCGCCTGGTCCGGCAGCCTGGCGTGGTGCCTGGTCTGGTCGGCCGTCACGGGGGCCGGGTACGCCGGCATCCAGGTCTTCCCGCTCGCGATGCTCCCCGACGTCGCCGCCCACGACGCCCGCACCTCCGGGCACAACCGGATCGGCCTGTTCTCCGGCGTCTGGGCCGGCTGCGAGCTGCTCGGCTTCGCCCTCGGACCAGGGCTGCTCGGCGTGGTGCTGGCGGTCGGCGGCTACGAGGGCGGCCTCGACGCGTACGACACCCCGGCGCGGCTCGCCGTCCTCGCCGGCACCTCCGTCGTGCCATCCGCGCTGGTGCTGGTCAGCCTCGCCGCGATCCGCGCCTACCGCCTGGACGAGGCGCTGCGCGACGTCCCGTCCGGTCCAGCACCTGCCCCTGTCGCTTGA
- a CDS encoding AsnC family transcriptional regulator, whose amino-acid sequence MTSIDDGIGHLEILPEIDLALIDALQVNPRAPWTTIASVLDIDAVTAARRWRRLHEERLAWWVVRPSAARLTPYVDATLALLRTAPGAAEEAAQRAAAPDWAHTVDLLSGAADLGVVVLGAGLAEVHQRVDELAGLCGADVVERRVVAAVHAEDAGWRLGICSASQRRALLPRTDEPRPTPPRAGLVDELLAALGDDARLSGQELAARVGGSEPTVRRGLDRALRSGVIQLGCDLATPAAALGRGVLLEVEADDPDRAGRALAGHAAVHRCVQTVGAGNLTLGVRLASLGQLPRIEAELAVLSPGWQVRSRLTVLRPVKRQGQVLDRTGRRAAPRPGGRRGSRRG is encoded by the coding sequence ATGACGTCCATCGATGACGGGATCGGTCACCTCGAGATCCTGCCCGAGATCGACCTCGCGCTGATCGACGCGCTGCAGGTGAACCCGCGGGCGCCGTGGACGACCATCGCCTCGGTCCTCGACATCGACGCGGTGACCGCGGCCCGCCGCTGGCGGCGGCTGCACGAGGAGCGCCTGGCCTGGTGGGTGGTCCGGCCGTCGGCGGCCCGGCTCACGCCGTACGTCGACGCGACGCTCGCGCTGCTGCGCACGGCGCCCGGTGCGGCCGAGGAGGCAGCCCAGCGCGCGGCGGCGCCGGACTGGGCGCACACGGTCGACCTGCTGTCGGGCGCGGCCGACCTCGGTGTCGTGGTGCTCGGTGCGGGACTGGCCGAGGTCCACCAGCGCGTCGACGAGCTCGCGGGCCTGTGCGGTGCCGACGTCGTGGAGCGCCGGGTCGTCGCCGCCGTCCACGCCGAGGACGCCGGGTGGCGCCTGGGGATCTGCTCGGCCTCGCAGCGGCGCGCGCTGCTCCCGCGCACCGACGAGCCGCGACCCACACCGCCGCGTGCCGGCCTGGTCGACGAGCTGCTCGCGGCGCTCGGCGACGACGCCCGGCTCAGCGGGCAGGAGCTCGCGGCGCGGGTGGGCGGCTCGGAGCCGACGGTACGACGCGGCCTGGACCGGGCGCTGCGCTCGGGCGTGATCCAGCTGGGCTGCGACCTGGCGACGCCCGCCGCGGCCCTGGGTCGTGGCGTGCTGCTGGAGGTCGAGGCGGACGACCCCGACCGGGCCGGTCGGGCGCTGGCCGGGCACGCAGCGGTGCACCGCTGCGTGCAGACGGTCGGAGCCGGCAACCTGACCCTCGGGGTCCGGCTGGCCTCGCTCGGTCAGCTGCCCCGCATCGAGGCCGAGCTCGCCGTGCTGTCTCCGGGCTGGCAGGTGCGCAGCCGGCTGACCGTGCTGCGCCCGGTCAAGCGACAGGGGCAGGTGCTGGACCGGACGGGACGTCGCGCAGCGCCTCGTCCAGGCGGTAGGCGCGGATCGCGGCGAGGCTGA